Within Natator depressus isolate rNatDep1 chromosome 6, rNatDep2.hap1, whole genome shotgun sequence, the genomic segment caagggtaagattttcaaaagcatctaaccTTAAGCTCCTGTATGCATctaccaaaattttcaaaaaaaagttCTAATTTACTGTACTGAACATCTAAACCTTTCATGGTTAATGAAACACTTATTTTGCAGTGACCGCTTTTATGATACTAAAAAAGTTTAATACACAATTTTAGcccctgatgctgcaaacacttTTTGTGCTTAAATGTAAGGATGCACaacagccccattgaagtcaataagagcaAAGTTCTgcattagtgtttgcaggatcaggggcttaTAAGCAAAATATTTCTGGAAAGTTATCACTTTTGTAAGGTTCAGGTAAGATACCCTACCAGTAATGGCATTTTAaactccccagcccccacccagtatTTATAGTTTAGTTCATTATAAATTGTAATCTAAAGTTACAATAGCACAaattttcagattaattttagagcagctcaactttttttttttttttaaatagaatgatTCAAATCTATAAGTTGCCCCAATTTAAATTCTCCCACACTGATATCCACCCTCAGTTTATTAGGTTATATTTATGAAGTTATTACTCTGATTTACACTTATGGAAACTAGGAGAGCTAGATCATATATATTTCCCTAGCATTGTCCAAACTACAAGGTATTTTAATCACACTTTATCCACATTTCTTATTGAATTTTCCAATTTGGAGGAATCTAAGATTTGCAATACCAGTTCAGACCATCCATGTTAACCCTATGGTGCAACATTCCACACACGTTCAGAGGTTAAATAAAGATGGTTACTGATCAAAGGAAGATTTGTAAAATTCAAATACAATTGTGTAAGTAGATATCCATTATCAAAATGTTCAACTGTACATACGATTATTTTAAGTTTAAATATTCGAGCTATTTATGTACAAACCTTTAACACACACAGAACTGGTAAGTAAGGTCCCAtgagaagaaaatctaagggaaaaaggaattcaggagagGTGGCAGTTCCTCAAGGAAACAATATTAAAAGGCACATCTGCGAACTATTCTCATGCAAAGGAAacataggaagaatagtaagaggccaacaTGGCTCCACCAGGAGCTCTTTAATAACCTTaaaatcaaaaaggaaacaaaaaaatggaaacatggttACCCTTAAGTCTGGGAAATtagttaaaagcaaacaaaaggaacgGTTTAGAAAGAGAAACAATATCTGACACTAGCGTTAAGAAAGAACAAATCTGATGCAGAATAGCACCTATCTCTAGGGCTTACAATCTAGTTTCACAAAACACTGGATATTAATATGGTTGgggattttttatttatatatattttttaaagcaaagaaacACTTATCCTCTTCATTAAGTTCTACTTGATCTTAGCTTCCTCCTGGACAGCTGGAGACTTTAACCTTAAATTTTAGTTGAATAATGGTAGCACCCCTTCTACTGCAAGCTGCTTTACAGGCACTACTGGGCTTACACCCCGAGTCCTGGATCTGAACCCACAATCCCAGTGGTCAAAGGCAACAGAGTCATGACACTTGTGCATTTCTGCCTTTCATTTGATGTTACTAAAATAAGAAACAGGCTACAGTTTGTTTCCCCTCTCACCACTACTACCCACACCCAAGCTACTTCCCTTTTCAAAAGGGGATGGGTTAAATGATTGTTTTGTAGACTTCGTAGAAGAAATTAAGGAGACACTCTAACACATCTTAGTAAGCAGCATGGTTTATATGATTAGTAGTAGTTTGTTATCCTAAACTTTCATTTTCAATAAATCAggattaaaataatatttggcaCACAAGCACACTGTAAACAGCCACTTGACAGTTCTCATGGCACAGCCAATCACTGCTATGGTGTGGCAGTTCTTTATACCAGTTTACCAAACATGTGCAATTGTCATCCACAATATGcaattagatttataaaaatagaTAAAATGTCAAACTGAAGCATTGTAGGTATTCATAATCTATTTAATAGTGGGACACTGACATGAATACTACAGTTTTCTAGAGCACATTAGATTTTGAGTTAAGCAGTTGCAACTGGTGCAGGAATTTCTCAGTCAGTCTTCTATATTCTACAATCTACGATTTACTGTATCAGACTAATAAGCCATATCAAATGTGCAATATTCGGTCTATGCTAGCTGGTCTAATTTGTTAATTACTTTATTTTATCAACATATTAGCAAAATATCAGCCAAATAAGAATTTACTGTATGATTTACTTTAGACTAAGCTTTGCTGCACCTCAACACAACGTGAACTAATAATTATACACAATTTATGAATGATTGCTGCAGCTTAATGCTAAAAATCCTCATGCTgatacaataaaatattttacaatgatCAGTTTTTAATGCTTTATTCATTGATTAAAAGAATATACATTTAACATAAACCATACAACATCAGTCATCAGTTCAAACATTCAGCTGGTTTCCTTACATTTTCTGTCAGGAGTTTTTTAATCTGATCACATTTATAAGATAAAATCTCACCACATCTGGCATATACACACACTGTGCCAGTGGATTCACTCTACTGATGTACATATAAAATCCGCATGGTATGTGCTCACTGGAGACAAAACAGCGCACACCTGTCAAAAGGTCATTTTAATATAAGATGGTAAAACCATTTGTAAAACACATATAAACTTTTTCCATAAATAGAATCATATCTGGACATCTGTTGCATAAATTGTGTTTTCCAAAGCTTACAATATAGCAGCCAGGTCTCAGCACTGCTGGGCACCCATGTTGGCCACTTACTTTAATTATTGCAGACTGTCCTTTAACATTAAATGCACAACATTCGTACCACTTAAAACTGGGGTCAGGTGGAAGTCTCACAGAGACCACGTCTGTACCGCGGTTGCCCTGAAACAGTTAAATCGGCTTTTAAAGCCTCTCAGATATaacaagattttaaaacataCTTCATGGAATGTTCTTCATGCATCATAGCAGCTCATACCTGTGATAGAACAAGCTTTgtatttatttcctttccttcctttacATTCACTATTCACAGTGAAACAGGTGCATGTTTGTTTAAGAGTTCTGAGGTTGCTGACTGAGCCACAGCACAGCTGTGTACCACAGGTCGAAATTCGACCTTATATATTACAATCTAGCAGTATCTGGCAGACCAACAGTTGGCCTGCCCCTGCCAGCATGTGGGCACTTCTTCATTTTTAATCTATTCTTTGGCAGCTGACACAGGCGCTGACAGAGAAAGTCCAGTGACTTGGTTGCTAGGGATTTCACGACTAATGTTTGTTTGTAAGCATGTACATTTAAATTTATATCTTCATTGTTATGGTTTTACCCCATTGGAATGTGTAAActtatatttccttttaaatctgGGCCCAAAGCTAACTCATATGGAGAAACTGATAGATCATGAGAATAAGAAGCTATGATGAATTTACAAAGGATAAGAAATCCTACAATTTATAGTCTAAGAGCTCGCAAATTCAGGTGAGTAACTGAAAAAAGCTACACAGTGCTACAGATTACTGCTTAATAACTGAGAATAAATTTAGAGAGTAGTAGTAATTCATGCTTCAGAAACTGCATGTGAAATTAAAGTGGAAGTTTACAGTGAACTGGCATTGGGTAGtattctctttcttcctttttttaaagcctAATAAGTAGCATACTACCAGATTATATGACAATGATTGCATACAAATCCACTGGGCTatggatattaaaaaaaactggcTCCTGAGCACTAAACTCCGACATAATAGTAAAATAATAGAAGATGCAGTTACTCAGTAAAAAAAATATAGTTAGCCGGCAACCTCAGACAACCTTCGGCTCTATCTCTATAAGGTTTGGTAGACAAGTCCATTAACCGTGAAAGCCCTAAACTTTGCCACTTTCAGCTTCTAAACCAATACCCGACTACGTTCTTTGATCAAGAAGTAGAATACACATATATAATTCTATATATCTAATACTGATTAAACACAGCACAAAAGGGGTTAATTCACACTACTGAAAAACATAATAGGATCCTACTTGCATATGTAACCACAGGAATTGTAAATAAAAAAAGGAGCTAAATGCCTTCACTGAAGCTTTGCATCTCTCGATAAAAATGACGAGTTGGCTCAGTGAAGACACTGAGTAATTCTATGTCCATGACTGCATGCCAAGGTCGACCCAATCCAAGGGATACCTGCTCAATGAGGTTATGTACTGGATCCACATCCTGATCAGCCAGTTCACCTTGGTCGAAATCAATGCTTTCTTCTGTGACTTCAAGCACTTTCAAATCAGAGCCACGAAGACGAGCGATTGCAATGAGGTTATGGGCCCACACTGTGTAacctgggagggtgggggtgggggaaaaaaaactgtcaCTTCATTGtagaactgctttttaaaaagtgtttaaaacCTGAGACCCCTGACTAGCAGGCCTTTTCCCCAACTGATTTTGCCCCTTTTCCATTTGGCAACCTTTTTTCTGCATTTCTTAAAAGTTACAAGCCATCAGGTTCAAATTTATTCTTATcaagtgaggaaaaaaaaaaaaccaacattgTAAGTAGAAccgctcctccccccctcccttcccccgcagccaaactttgttggacctgtccccTCCCCCTATAGAGAATCAATAAATCTACTATTCATACAAATTTTTATTTAGACTCTGGGACATACTAAATATTTTAGACCTACACTACTTGACAGTTTAGAGGTGCTATGTGCAAGGAAGAGTGCATGATTAATCATCTTAAGTGAAAGTATAGGTGTAAGAACTGCATTAAAACTGTGTTTGTAGTACAGAAGAACTCTGAAGAGGTTTGATTTTGCTGTGTTACAGTTAGACCTCTTTTCTATTACCAGATTCCATTTTTGCAGTGATTGTGACCTTTCCTCACAGAACATGGCACTTTCCATGAAAGCCAAGTCCCTTCAATTctgaaaactttttcactcaACTACAAAATTATCTTAACTGAAATTAAATATGACAATTATAAAATGGTCTTTGCTACCTACTAGAAGTTCATATTGTATTTCCCCTGGAAAGTGAAGAAAAAGGCAAATTATATTCCCAATTACTAGCAAACTTGTTTTCCATAGGTTGGCTGAGAAAACATGCTGGGTTCCTCCTAGCTCACTGATACCACTAAGCACCATCCAGGATTTTCCTCTTCTTTAGGGTGCCCTCCCCTTCGCTTCTCCAGTTTATTCCTTCCAGCATGAGGTAGCTATACGCTTACTCTTCTTCCCACCTAACATGCAAATTCTCTTGTCAAAGTCTGGACTTGGAAAGCCTAGTAGAGCGGATGAAACTGTACAGTCTCATCCAAGCCACAGAAAGTTATCTGGTAAATACAAGCAAGATTTGACTCTCTCTGGAATGGTCTTCAACAATGTAGATAGTGGATTCTGTATAGCAGGAAACCTATGAGAAAACATCtcagtggggagaggagaaggaggctGAATTAAATGAGGGAGTTTGATGAAGAAAGTGGAATGAGAATCTTTCACCTACTGCCCCTGAAGCTTCCCACAGAAGCACTGCTCAAAGCACTCTGCAGTCCAGGGCATCTGCAGATGCTGGCATGATCAGTGGTAATGCCTAATGAAAGAGCAAGGAACTCTAAAAGGCAACTTTGTAATGTTAACTCACTGATGCTTCCCCTGTCTAGGGCAGCGGGCTGGAAATCTCAGTGCACAAGAAACATCAGGAGGCTTAGAAGGCTGTAGGATACCAAACCCAATCAAGAACTCCACTTTTAGGTACTACTTTCCAGAAGAATCTTGAATGAGCTTAGCCAGTCCACTATAGAATTTAGAATTAATAGGTCCTTAGTGAGAGAAAGAACAAGAACATCCACAAGAACAAAGGGGGCAGCTTAACAAGGGCGATATAGATACATAACTACTGCTGCATGTGATGATTTGGAGGAACGTCATACCCTGGATTAGCCTTCTGAATACTAAGGTGGCTATCATGAGCCCTATAGCTTTTCATGTTAACTTCCGGAAGGAATGACTAGACTTCTGGTAAGATTTTAGGAGCCAGAAAGGACCCCAATCCAACCAAACATTTCACAAGGCGGGGGCTTGTAGAGATCCCTTACACCATGAAATCTTGAAGCACCTCTTCCCCAAAGTCTAAGGCTGCCTCAGGGAGAGCCTTTGCCCCACGGGGAAGATTCTCCCCCCTTTCCATGCAAGCTGGGTGGGCTTGCTTTTCAGCTCCAGAGACTGCCTCAGTACTTCCTCACTCTTATTGCTTCAGGAAGATTCACTCTAAGGTAGGTAGCAGATGTTTCGCTGTGAAAGCAGAAAAAATTCTTGAGGCCCCAGTGAGAAAGCACTTTTGCAAGAGGCACTAGTGAGGTAGATTTCTTTTAGCCTTATTTGATCAAGTGACAAACAGTAGCCAGACAGATGCAGATCAAGTAAATCCTAGTTACTGACTAGTCACCATCCTCTGAGCTGTCACAACTAAGCCACAGAATAGTTCATTCTGGCTTGAAGGCCTTTACAGCCTTCAagccaggagggggcgggggggggggggatcagatAAAAGGGGATTAAATTGTTAGTGGGTGGCACTAAAACCcagggtttggtttttgttttaaaaaagaaccaATTGCTGTGTTGAGCTTAAAGGGGTCTATTTTATCATTACATGTTcctgagagggtttttttttttttttttgtaattgttacataTAAGTACTTAGACAAATTGCAAGAGGAGAGGACAGGTATAAATAGATTTCATTAACTTCTTCTGAGAGTACAGGGAATGGATGCAAGAGAAgattctcttcccccttctccttctcTAGCTGCCACAACATGAAATGTAGTTATCAGCAAGTCAGactcactttaaaataaataaataaataaaaacacccaAAGCACTTCTAAAGTTAACATTGGCAGTAAAAACTGTCTCAATCGGGACTTAATAGGATAGAACTTGTGATTTCTGAATTGTAAAACGTTTAGAAGCTGTCATGTTTAtaagaacaatgcttccttaaAAAGCAGTAGAAGTTATGGAGAACAGAACATCCAATATGAATATTTTAGCCTTTTCTGAAGAACCTAAAATTGATTCTTAAGATAAACAGCTGCATTTGGAACCTGTTACAGCAAAAATGTAGTCTTCACTTCCaagttcttaaatattttaaactaacACCGAACTTAgatgttatttttatttcagctGACAAAGTAACTTCCAGGCAGTCTGGtagcaaagaagaaaaagatcATATTTTCCCAATTTAGGCAAGTTACAAGAAGCACAGCTGAGATCTTGAGATCTGATTTCACCTATTGGGCATCTGTCTTTTCCCCCACTTAATAGCCAATAAGAAATTACACCAAGTTACTACCTTTTAAACAGTCTAAAAAGATCTGACAATTATGTAATTTCCAATTCTCTGCTTAATGAAGATTATTAAAATTTTGCTTCTCTATTGCTTTACCTGTATGTTTGCTGGATAGACATGTGACAACACTATACATTTCGATGCTGGATTTGTTAGCTTGTAAATTTACacagctgtttgtttttattttatattagatAGGTCTTGGAGGAtgtctgattttttcccccccctgtATTGTAAACAAAGTTTTTGGGATAACAACTGCTTCAAATCAATAACAATTTGGATAAATTTTAAAAGTTAGGTGGCTAAACCGAGGCACCTAAAATCATATTCAGCCACTTACAGCACAGCTATAGCAGAGAgtttacagcggcgcagctgcactgctgtgagCTCTCCAATGTCGCCACTCTAAACcgatggaagagagctctcccattggcttaactACTCAAGCCCCCGCGAGCAGCAGTAGCTAAactggcaggagaagctctcccaccgacacagtGCTACACCGgcacttatgtcggtgtaacttaagTCGCTCCTGGGGGTGATTTATTCACACCCCTCAGCGACCTAAACTATGCTGACATAAGCtgtagagtagacatagcctcagatgTGTTGGTTATGTAGAGTTAGAATTGACATTTGACTCTAGGAAACTTATAGTGATTATAAAGAAAAGCAAAGAATTTAATTTTCCCTATCTGATATCCAATGGAAAATAATTCAAGTTTGTCAGCTGAAGACTCTTTCTTGCAAGTATCTGACTCCCCCCACTTTGGGGTAAACAGTGGCGTTTGAACCCATGCCCTTCGGTGCTAAAAACATGaccctctgccacttgagctaaacaCCCCCATCCTGCAAGCTGTCTGAAGGAGGAGTAGGGGTGCACTCCTATAGAGCAGATCACAGGATTGAGGCCTCAATCCCTTATCAGCGCCAGCAGACTCAAACCTCCTGTGGCTGGTCCACATAAGATATGAAGAGCCACACTACTAGTGTTACATTagttacatccgatgaagtgagctgtagctcacgaaagctcatgctcaaataaattggttagtctctaaggtgccgtaagtactccttttctttttgcgaatacagactaacacggctgctactctgaaagctgtcattAGTATTTTGTTTCcctatattttttaaacaaatattaccTACTTTTGTCTGCTGTAGGTCACTAGTTGAAGTCAGATAATACACAAGAGTAAGTTCCTCTCTCTTTGAGCCTAAGTTCAGAATGGATTAGAGGTTTACAGTAATAAAATAGCTAGTACGGACAATTTATGACTAGTATATGGTGGCATTTGGCCAGGCACTCACCTAAAACTATTTCAGGGGAAGAGAAATGCAGTTTATGCTACTCTCTCTCCTGCAAGTAGATCAAACAGAGAATATATTCCAAACTTTGTCAGCCAACACTTCATCCTGTTAGCTGCTGCTAGATTCTCACTAGATTGGTAACACATCTCCTCTCACCCTAGCTTCATTGTGGGCCATACATATTTACAGCCAGGAAGATCACCTAACCCTCACTGCAAAATGAACTAATGCTAAGCAGCAAACATTTCCAATTCTCATATCCACAAGCATAGCTACTCTCTGGATAATACATAGTTTAATATAATAAAGATCCTCCACACACTCAGAATAAGCTTTCCAGAGCATGGAATATTATATActacccccccttttttttttggaaacttaCAAGAAAAATTCTTGCTCATCCTCATTTACACAAGTAACCTAGTAAACTTCAAGTGAGAACAGAGTTGCATAGGAAAATTTGTTAACAATCAGTAACTTACTAGTTATGTGATTTGTTATGAGGAATAACTATAACTATAGTATGTGGAATGACTTTACATTTTTCAAGTTTGATGGTACGAGAAAGTGTTTTTTTCAGTATCTGTATAAACAGCTTCTACTATTAACATCTCCTGCAAGATTTTTTAGGGCAGTAACTGATGTTATTAATACAAAGTGTATGATTgtgatttttagaaaaaagacTAAAGCATAAAAAAAGTCAAAGTCACTTACTATGTTTGGGAATAGAATTACCTACCATGAACTGCTAAGAGAGAGAGCCTTGTGCACCTCCACGCTAACAAAACCAGTGGATCTTCATTACGGTTGTCACTAAGATCTGGGAAACCAGACATATCTATCACATCATTCATTAATATAAAATGAGTGAGAAACTTGTCATACTGCCTGGATATGAGGTCAACAACAGCCCCTGAAACACAAGTGATGTAGCTGTCAAAGTGAATCCTCTCTAGTGGGATACTGGGCTTAAGAATTCTTAGCATGTCATCACTCTTGATATCAAAAGCCATAATATAGACCCGAAGATTACTGCTGTTGCGTGTCAGTGCCTTCCAATTCTCATCTTCTGGCATATTTTCCAAGGACTTGTGCATTATGGAAATTTTGTGGACCAGAAGAGAGAGTCGATGCAAAGGCACATGGTTGCTATCAGCCAGGACTCTTGCCATTTCAGCTGTAAAATCACAGAAATCCAAGGCGAGTGAGCGCAGATTCACAAAGCGCTCCAATTCAACTGCAGTGATAAGAGTGGTATTACCAGGGATGTGGTTGTCCAGCAAACTCAGGTGTTCCATGGTATTGGCAATGGGGTTTGATAAAGATGACAATGATGTGGGAGTAACTATTTGCAGCATAAACCCACAAGACAGCCACTTCAGTTGCCTGCTATTGCCCAATATTTCTTCAAATAGCTGTTGTATTCTGCAAGAAAAACATAAGCAACAATGACCCCATTAAATATGACTTAATGTGGTAATACAACTGCACAGCATTCTATATTTATTCAAGAAAGACTCTACTCTTTCAGTTAGGGTGCGATTCTGTAGCTGTGCTACGTGAAGAATTCCTCGAATAGTCAGTGAAAGTTCTGTATGTATGACACCTACAAAATCAGGCTCCTTAACTTCTACCAAACTCAAATGATGCTGCAATTGTGATTTATCTTAGGAAGGGAACATATGTATTGATTGCTCTTGTGGAAAATGTTGCCCTTTGAAGAGAAGTATCCCATATTTCTCAGCGCCAAactcttttaaaacaaaagtttaagGGAATCCATTCAGCCATTCTGGGGTTATACAAATATGAGTAAATACTACTTTAAAAAGCCTCTGATGCTTCATGCTCCGATACCTCTAATGCAGTCCTTGCCCAACAGCAAGCTTAGTATGTACAAAATATAGCCCTAAAAGCCCGTCAATGCTTTTTGCCAGATTTGGAGAAATTTggttttgaaatatttgaaaCTGGTGAGCTGACCACACTCATTACACCTCTCTCAAGTGCAAACAATAGTGGGgttcttaaaatattttcatgtgtGCATATTGGATCATTCCTACAGTTACCAGCAATTATAAGAGTTTAAGTTGGGATGAGCATGATTTGGGCCTGGCAATATTTGTGtgccttttttttgggggggggggaggggggggggagcgaCCCACACTCATCACACAGGAGGAGTATCCTGCATCTATCCTGACCACCTGTCCCATCCCTGTAACATTTTATGAACAGATCTTTAAGTTATATATTCATTTCACATACCATACCTAAGAGAGGAAGGAATTTGATTTGAATGTACAATTGTGAATCACACAGCTTCAGCACTGTAGCTAAATGCTCTGGATTGGCTCTAAAGAAATTCTTTGATCATGTTTCCCACAGCTGCTAAAACCCAGCTGAATTTTTCTCTTCCTCACCACTGACAAATGCTCTTCTGAGCACACAGTCACAGTACGTGTTCTAGTATGTATACATGCATGCATGCACGTACACCTTCATGTGCAATCTATAGCACTTGTCACCTAAGGAAAAATATAGTATTCGCAACACGGGAGCTGGGTCAGGTTAGATATGTTCCTGTTTAAAGGCATCAAGGAATGCAATGCAAAGATCTGtaacacaaaattaaaaaaatcatgccaaaAATCAAGTGGTTCCGAGCTAAATTGCTACATAGTATACACTGggtatacatacatatatatacacagacacacacacaggcagtAAAGAACATTATGTAAAGGGCATCTAATctcagaagaaaattaaaaatgaaaaaaattgcctGCGTGCATGTATATCTTTAATAATGTGCTAAAATGTGCTAGAAAGGTAAGCTCATCATATCTTGCAATATTGTATATAGTCACTCTTAATACACATctaatattttaaattcattttataaGTTTTCCTTCTGCAATATTTATGAACAGTAAATCTGAAATGCGTGCATGTTCAACATGGTATGACTGCGTATGCCGAAATGTTTTCTTCTACAGTTCTCTCGATTTGATGCCTAATAACTTAAGTTGTGCTTCTCTAATGATGATGTATGTTTAAGCTTAAAACatagtttaaaatactatttgaCTATTTTGCTTTTGATTACTGTAAACTGTATTGGATTAACCACAATTGCACAGTTGTAGCTTCTAATACTGTTCTGTACTAGAAGTAAGCTCATCCAATCAAAGCAGGGATGGTGAACATTTAGAACTCAAGTCTACAGCAGTTTTCAGTGATAATAGTACACAAATCCCTGAATTTTAAGCCTAATTAGACTCTGGCTGCAGAACTAGCCATCCATATGTCCACCAAAAAACTATATAGCCACTTCATCTAAAATTTTTCTAGCTATCTAATGCTGAGCCAATCCTTCTAGTTCCACCCACCCCATTTTAACCCAAACTATGTCAAATATTTAAACAACTCAACTGAGGGTACTTTATGTTACATAATAACTATATATTGGGCTAATAAAAATGAGGCCCAATAGGAAGCACAATGAAGTTATCATCCAACTACACTGCCATTCATTTTAACAATGCACTTCCAGTAAATCCTTTAACTGAATATGGTACCTCTACTATTGGAGAACACACTAATTTAACAGTTCAAGCTATGTTCTACAAGTTTAACTACGTAAGTACCAATTTCTAATAATTTCCTCATCTTATTTTCAGACTGTATGTTTTAATTTCAATTGTCTACACTTTTCTGATGAATAAGCCCTAGTTCTATCTTAATACATAGTCTCAGAACAATAGTTACCAAATGTTTTTGAAAGTTGTTCAATAATCTACACAGGATAGTGAGTTGGCGGTCTCAGTCCAGTTTTCTGTGGCTACCAGTCCATTGAAAAGCCACCCACAATTAGCACTAAGTGGCATCCTTGTTGACATGTCAGAAGAGAAGTCAAAGACTGAACAGACACAGAGACTGAACTAGTATTTTCACCCCCTCAAAAGTGGTCCTGAGTCAGGACTGAGGCATACTGGTAGGACTACGCAGGAAGCAAGTGCACGACTGCCGTCCATACTATTCCTGTTCATTGGATAATGCAGTCTCAATCCAGCACCATTCATAAGCACTAAATGCACTTATTTAAAATGGCTCAATTGGTATTTTTGGAAAAATTAAGATTAATTAACAACTGTTAGATGACGAAGTAACACCTCAGGCATAAGAGTTTTAAATAGTTACGTTTAATTCAATGGTGGAACATATTTTCTCTAACTGCACAATGTACTGCATTTACATGATGTATTGAACTTTCCCATAGCAAAGgttaaataaaatgaatttgtAAAGAGAAAAGTAGGAtaaagttacatttaaaacagTAAACTGCAAATATAGAGCATAAAAAAAACCTAGGCACTATAGAACCGTGTGGC encodes:
- the FBXO33 gene encoding F-box only protein 33, whose protein sequence is MAVCGEAVGAGSLPSELVVHIFSFLAGPDRLRASAACSHWRECLFYPALWPRLRLSLRVAPAERPRLDFLMRKCGWFVRELRVQFAADNYPGGGGAGGVCEGAAAAADGETPLCPRWLDLLRTYLELVLCVLSSVRNNRNLQKLSLFGDISILQQHGSISNTYLSKVDPDGKKIKQIQQLFEEILGNSRQLKWLSCGFMLQIVTPTSLSSLSNPIANTMEHLSLLDNHIPGNTTLITAVELERFVNLRSLALDFCDFTAEMARVLADSNHVPLHRLSLLVHKISIMHKSLENMPEDENWKALTRNSSNLRVYIMAFDIKSDDMLRILKPSIPLERIHFDSYITCVSGAVVDLISRQYDKFLTHFILMNDVIDMSGFPDLSDNRNEDPLVLLAWRCTRLSLLAVHGYTVWAHNLIAIARLRGSDLKVLEVTEESIDFDQGELADQDVDPVHNLIEQVSLGLGRPWHAVMDIELLSVFTEPTRHFYREMQSFSEGI